CGGATGCGCGCGCGGCGCGAACCGCGGTGGATCGGTTGAGGGCCGTACCCGTGGACGGCGTCGTCCTCGCCTGCACGGAGATCCCCCTGCTGCTGGGCGAGGACGCCGAGGCCGAGGATCTGGTGAGTCCGGCCGCGCTACTGGCCGAGGCCGCGGTGCGCATGGCCATCGCCAACGGGCCAGACCGGCCGTAGCGCCGACCGCGCCGACAAGGAGTCGACCATGCTGATCGTCGACGCGCAGATTCACCTCTGGAACGCGGGCAACCCCACCAGCCCGTGGCACCGGCAGATTCCCGCCTATCTCGAAGACGATGCCCTGAAGGAAATGGACGCCGGCGGAGTCGACGCCGCCATCCTGACGCCGCACACGCCGTGGGATCCGAACGCGAACGAGCTCTGCATCGACGCGGCACGTGCGCATCCCGAGCGGTTCGCCATCCTCGGCAACTTCCCCCTCGACAACCCGGAGAGTCGCGCGCTGGTCGACACCTGGAAGCAGCGCCCGGGCATGCTCGGCTGCCGCTTCACCTTCATCGGCCCGGAGCAGGAGAAGTGGCCCACGGACGGCACCGTCGACTGGCTGTGGCCCGCGGCCGAGCGGGCCGGCCTGCCGATCGCGATGATGGCGGCGAACTTCCTTCCGAAGGTCGCCGAGGTCGCCCGGCGGTACCCGAACCTCAAGCTGATCCTCGATCACCTCGGTCGCCCGCGGGGGAACGCGAGCCCGAGTGAGCGGTGGGCGAATCTGGCGGAGGTGCTCGCGCTCGCGAAATATCCCAACGTCGCGATGAAGGCCACCGGTG
The sequence above is drawn from the Candidatus Methylomirabilota bacterium genome and encodes:
- a CDS encoding amidohydrolase family protein, which produces MLIVDAQIHLWNAGNPTSPWHRQIPAYLEDDALKEMDAGGVDAAILTPHTPWDPNANELCIDAARAHPERFAILGNFPLDNPESRALVDTWKQRPGMLGCRFTFIGPEQEKWPTDGTVDWLWPAAERAGLPIAMMAANFLPKVAEVARRYPNLKLILDHLGRPRGNASPSERWANLAEVLALAKYPNVAMKATGAPSYSDQPYPFRDIHDNLHRLYDAFGPARWFWGTDITRMPCPWRQCVTLFTEELPWLKGRDLDLVMGRAACDWLGWTR